In a genomic window of Wyeomyia smithii strain HCP4-BCI-WySm-NY-G18 chromosome 1, ASM2978416v1, whole genome shotgun sequence:
- the LOC129718590 gene encoding vesicle transport protein GOT1B, with protein sequence MFEISDTQKIGVGLAGFGVAFLFLGVLLLFDKGLLAIGNILFICGLACVIGLERTFRFFFQKHKVKASIAFFGGIVIVLLGYPLIGMLIETYGFILLFSGFFPVAINFLRRVPVLGSFLNMPGVSKVVDRLAGDSNRTTV encoded by the exons ATGTTCGAGATAAGTGACACACAAA aAATCGGAGTTGGACTGGCGGGTTTTGGGGTAGCTTTTTTATTTCTAGGGGTTTTGCTTCTTTTTGATAAGGGTCTACTAGCCATTGGAAAC atactttttatttgtgGATTAGCCTGCGTAATTGGGTTAGAGCGGACatttaggtttttctttcaGAAGCACAAAGTAAAAGCTTCGATTGCATTTTTCGGTGGCATAGTGATCGTTCTGCTGGGATATCCGCTGATCGGTATGTTGATCGAAACCTACGGATTTATTTTGCTGTTTAGCGGCTTCTTCCCGGTAGCCATTAATTTTTTGCGAAGGGTGCCGGTGTTAGGCAGCTTTCTAAATATGCCCGGTGTCAGTAAG GTTGTGGATCGACTTGCTGGAGACTCGAATCGAACTACGGTATGA
- the LOC129718589 gene encoding ADP,ATP carrier protein 2, whose amino-acid sequence MSGLADPVAFLKDFAAGGISAAISKTAVAPIERVKLLLQVQHISKQIAEADRYKGMVDCFVRIPKEQGITAYWRGNMANVIRYFPTQALNFAFKDKYKQVFLGGVDKNTQFVRYFIGNLASGGMAGATSLCFVYPLDFARTRLAADVGKGSGEREFKGLGDCLGKIFKTDGIVGLYRGFGVSVQGIIIYRAAYFGFYDTARGMLPNPKTTPWYVSWAIAQVVTTVAGIVSYPFDTVRRRMMMQSGRAKSEIIYKSTLHCWATIAKQEGTGAFFKGAFSNVLRGTGGAFVLVLYDEIKKLL is encoded by the exons ATGTCTGGACTAGCAGATCCCGTTGCCTTCCTGAAGGATTTCGCCGCCGGTGGCATCTCGGCGGCCATTTCCAAAACCGCTGTGGCACCAATTGAGCGTGTCAAACTGCTATTGCAAGTGCAGCACATCTCGAAGCAGATCGCCGAAGCCGACCGGTACAAGGGTATGGTCGATTGTTTCGTGCGCATCCCGAAGGAGCAGGGTATTACGGCCTACTGGCGTGGTAACATGGCCAACGTCATCCGATATTTCCCAACACAGGCGCTTAACTTCGCCTTCAAGGATAAGTACAAGCAGGTCTTCCTGGGCGGTGTCGATAAGAACACCCAGTTTGTGCGTTACTTCATCGGTAACCTCGCCTCTGGTGGTATGGCTGGAGCTACCTCACTGTGCTTCGTCTATCCGCTCGATTTCGCCCGTACTCG TCTCGCCGCCGATGTTGGCAAAGGTTCCGGCGAGCGCGAGTTCAAGGGTCTGGGTGATTGTCTTGGAAAGATCTTCAAAACAGACGGTATTGTTGGTTTATATCGAGGCTTTGGTGTATCTGTTCAGG gtatcatcatCTACCGAGCCGCCTATTTCGGCTTTTACGATACTGCTCGCGGTATGTTACCGAACCCGAAGACCACTCCATGGTATGTCAGCTGGGCCATCGCTCAG gtCGTCACAACTGTTGCCGGTATCGTATCATATCCATTTGATACTGTCCGTCGTCGTATGATGATGCAGTCTGGTCGGGCAAAGTCCGAAATCATTTACAAGAGCACACTGCACTGCTGGGCCACCATTGCCAAACAGGAAGGTACAGGGGCTTTCTTCAAGGGTGCCTTCTCCAACGTGCTTCGCGGTACTGGTGGTGCTTTCGTGCTGGTGTTGTACGATGAAATCAAAAAGCTACTTTAA